One genomic region from Kineobactrum salinum encodes:
- a CDS encoding IS110 family transposase translates to MAKHSVIGVDLAKNSNALVGYDASGKALWRKTLGRARLQAFLAQQKTSVVVMEACAGAHYLAQQVQQMGHIAVLYPPKHVKSYQRGQKNDYNDARALVEAHQHGHLRPVPIKTVEQQDKALIVLQRKQLKEEQVRLGNQMRALLAERGVVLPVGSGP, encoded by the coding sequence ATGGCTAAGCATAGTGTGATCGGAGTGGATTTGGCAAAAAATAGCAATGCACTGGTGGGGTACGATGCGTCGGGGAAAGCCCTTTGGCGCAAGACGTTGGGACGCGCCCGCTTGCAGGCTTTTTTGGCCCAACAGAAGACCAGTGTCGTGGTGATGGAAGCCTGTGCTGGTGCCCATTACCTGGCGCAGCAGGTACAGCAGATGGGCCATATCGCTGTGCTGTACCCTCCCAAGCATGTCAAGAGTTATCAGCGAGGCCAGAAGAACGACTACAACGACGCCCGAGCCTTGGTTGAGGCACACCAGCACGGCCATTTGCGCCCGGTTCCGATCAAGACCGTCGAGCAGCAGGACAAGGCGTTGATCGTCCTGCAGCGCAAGCAGTTGAAGGAAGAGCAGGTGCGCCTGGGCAACCAGATGCGGGCCCTGCTGGCCGAACGGGGGGTGGTTTTGCCCGTGGGGTCAGGGCCCTGA
- a CDS encoding IS110 family RNA-guided transposase, which produces MVGLPRVLEAADNGLTEVVRHILSQTYIRYRALLEELAWYDQQLSQQAREDETCRRLCTMPGMGPIVANVVQAWMGDGRQFRRGRDASAALGLVPRQYSTGGREVLLGITKRGNRYVRSQVVNGAQAVLRAAANKDDALSRWVIHLKATRGHNKAVVALANKLVRIAWVIIARGETYQPRMAS; this is translated from the coding sequence ATGGTGGGGCTGCCTCGGGTGCTGGAGGCGGCAGATAATGGCCTGACAGAGGTGGTTCGTCACATCCTGTCCCAGACCTATATCCGCTACCGGGCGTTGCTGGAGGAGCTCGCCTGGTACGATCAGCAGCTGAGCCAACAGGCGCGGGAGGATGAGACCTGCCGGCGCTTGTGCACGATGCCGGGCATGGGGCCCATTGTGGCCAATGTCGTGCAGGCCTGGATGGGTGATGGCCGACAGTTTCGCCGGGGACGTGACGCTTCGGCGGCCCTGGGCCTGGTGCCCCGGCAATACAGCACGGGTGGGCGAGAGGTGCTGCTGGGGATCACCAAGCGTGGGAACCGGTATGTGCGATCCCAGGTGGTCAACGGGGCGCAAGCGGTGTTGAGAGCAGCAGCGAACAAGGACGATGCCCTGAGCCGCTGGGTTATCCATTTAAAGGCGACGCGCGGGCACAACAAGGCAGTGGTCGCCCTGGCGAACAAGCTGGTCCGGATTGCCTGGGTGATCATTGCCCGGGGCGAAACGTATCAACCGAGAATGGCGAGTTAA
- a CDS encoding DUF1820 family protein, translating into MASQPVYKVIFHNANQVFEVFARQIYQSDMWGFIEIEEFIFGERSQILVDPGEEKLKHEFSGVKRSYIPLQAIIRIDEVDKEGTGKISEGAAGSKSNITNFPLPGMQPHHGSED; encoded by the coding sequence ATGGCCAGCCAACCCGTCTACAAGGTGATATTCCACAACGCCAATCAGGTATTCGAGGTGTTCGCACGCCAGATTTACCAGAGTGACATGTGGGGCTTTATCGAGATCGAGGAGTTCATCTTTGGAGAGCGTTCCCAGATCCTGGTCGACCCCGGCGAGGAAAAGCTCAAGCACGAGTTTAGCGGCGTCAAGCGCAGCTACATTCCGCTGCAGGCCATTATCCGTATCGACGAGGTCGACAAAGAGGGCACTGGCAAGATTTCCGAGGGCGCGGCCGGGTCCAAGAGCAATATCACCAACTTCCCGCTGCCAGGCATGCAGCCGCATCACGGCAGCGAGGACTGA
- a CDS encoding PhoH family protein, giving the protein MPLRPKSDLNSESPTPSSTQTSLSLEPNDARHLATLCGQLDTHLRQIEARLGITINARGNQFLLTGPTVNVVAGRELLTHLYAEICQGVGLSPESLHLQLSQVGQEHLADTAGGTPVEAIQVIRTKRASVKPRGKNQQSYVRAIKQFDISFGIGPAGTGKTFLAVACAVEALLEERVRRILLVRPAVEAGEKLGFLPGDLSQKIDPYLRPLYDGLYEMLGFDTVNKFIERDIIEIAPLAFMRGRTLNNAFIILDEAQNTTREQMKMFLTRIGFGSTAVITGDATQIDLPRGTQSGLTHASNILTDVEGLGFTWFGNKDVVRHPMVQRIVEAYDAYEDKATPLDKSRP; this is encoded by the coding sequence ATGCCTTTACGGCCGAAGAGCGATTTGAACAGCGAATCCCCGACTCCATCGTCGACACAGACAAGCCTCTCCCTGGAACCTAATGACGCCCGCCATCTGGCCACGCTCTGTGGCCAGCTGGACACCCATTTGCGTCAGATCGAGGCTCGCCTGGGTATTACCATCAATGCCCGCGGCAACCAGTTTCTGCTGACCGGCCCGACCGTGAACGTGGTCGCCGGACGCGAACTGCTCACTCATCTGTACGCCGAGATCTGCCAGGGTGTGGGACTGAGCCCGGAATCCCTGCACCTGCAGCTGTCACAGGTGGGGCAGGAACATCTGGCCGACACCGCCGGCGGCACACCGGTGGAGGCCATCCAGGTAATCCGCACCAAGCGTGCTTCGGTCAAACCGCGCGGCAAGAACCAGCAGTCCTATGTGCGCGCCATCAAACAGTTCGACATCAGCTTCGGCATCGGTCCTGCCGGCACCGGCAAGACCTTCCTGGCGGTGGCCTGCGCGGTGGAAGCACTGCTGGAGGAACGCGTGCGCCGCATCCTGCTGGTACGGCCGGCAGTGGAAGCCGGCGAAAAACTGGGATTTCTGCCGGGTGACCTGAGCCAGAAGATCGACCCGTACCTGCGGCCGCTGTACGACGGACTCTACGAAATGCTGGGCTTCGACACCGTCAACAAGTTCATCGAGCGCGACATCATCGAGATCGCGCCGCTGGCCTTCATGCGCGGCCGCACCCTGAACAACGCCTTCATCATTCTCGACGAGGCCCAAAATACCACCCGCGAGCAGATGAAAATGTTCCTCACCCGGATCGGCTTCGGTTCTACCGCGGTGATCACCGGGGACGCCACCCAGATCGACCTGCCCCGCGGGACCCAGTCGGGTCTCACCCATGCCAGCAATATCCTGACCGACGTCGAGGGACTGGGCTTCACCTGGTTCGGCAACAAGGATGTGGTGCGTCATCCAATGGTTCAGCGCATCGTCGAAGCCTACGATGCCTACGAGGACAAGGCGACCCCGCTCGACAAAAGCCGGCCATGA
- the ybeY gene encoding rRNA maturation RNase YbeY, translating into MNLHVDIQSASTEPAPEEDDIRGWISAALRQAGTGIEAAEVCLRLVDEAEMAQLNHSYRGKTGPTNVLSFPADLPPELQLPLLGDIVICAPVVLREAREQGKSARAHWAHMLVHGSLHLLGHDHVEAADAAVMEALETDILGQLGFSCPYSDHLHEESLSQ; encoded by the coding sequence ATGAACCTGCACGTCGACATTCAGAGCGCCAGCACTGAACCCGCCCCCGAAGAGGATGACATACGGGGCTGGATCAGTGCAGCACTGCGCCAGGCCGGCACGGGTATCGAAGCCGCCGAGGTTTGCCTGCGCTTGGTGGACGAGGCAGAGATGGCGCAGCTCAACCACAGTTACCGGGGCAAGACCGGCCCCACCAACGTCCTGTCCTTCCCCGCCGACCTGCCACCGGAACTGCAACTGCCGCTGCTGGGCGATATCGTGATCTGCGCACCGGTAGTGCTGCGCGAGGCGCGGGAACAGGGCAAGAGCGCCCGCGCTCACTGGGCCCACATGCTGGTGCACGGCAGCCTGCACCTGCTCGGCCACGATCATGTCGAGGCGGCTGACGCCGCCGTGATGGAAGCCCTGGAGACCGACATCCTGGGCCAGCTGGGTTTTTCCTGTCCGTATTCCGACCATCTCCACGAGGAGTCCCTCTCGCAATGA
- a CDS encoding HlyC/CorC family transporter, translating to MNEDRFGHEPGDRSWLEKIALLFSSEPRNRRDLEGVLAIAADNEVIDQDARSIMEGAMKVSDMQARDIMIPRAQMTVIKADATLEEILPQIIRSAHSRYPVIGESPDDIQGILLAKDLLPEILNKDHSEFRMQALLRPTVVVPESKRLNVLLREFRENRNHMAIVIDEYGGVAGLVTIEDVLEEIVGDIEDETDVEEDHFIRQISDEDYFIKALTPIEDFNDYFKTTFSDEEFDTIGGLVIQAFGHMPARNEITHIDNFEFKIINADQRKIHSLRMRPVRD from the coding sequence ATGAACGAAGACCGATTTGGCCACGAACCAGGCGACCGATCCTGGCTCGAGAAAATCGCCTTGCTGTTTTCTTCCGAACCACGCAACCGCAGGGATCTCGAGGGTGTACTGGCGATTGCGGCAGACAACGAGGTCATCGACCAGGACGCCCGCAGCATCATGGAAGGCGCCATGAAGGTCAGCGACATGCAGGCGCGGGACATCATGATCCCACGGGCGCAAATGACGGTAATCAAGGCCGATGCCACGCTGGAGGAGATCCTGCCGCAGATCATTCGCTCCGCCCACTCCCGCTATCCGGTGATCGGCGAGAGCCCGGACGACATACAGGGCATATTGCTGGCCAAGGATCTGCTGCCGGAAATCCTGAACAAGGATCACAGCGAATTCCGCATGCAGGCTTTGTTGCGGCCGACCGTGGTGGTACCCGAGAGCAAGCGCCTCAATGTGCTGCTGCGGGAGTTCCGCGAGAACCGCAATCATATGGCGATAGTCATCGATGAGTACGGTGGTGTCGCCGGCCTGGTGACCATCGAGGACGTGCTGGAGGAGATTGTCGGCGACATCGAGGACGAAACCGACGTCGAGGAGGATCACTTCATCCGCCAGATCAGCGACGAGGACTATTTCATCAAGGCGCTGACCCCGATCGAGGATTTCAACGACTACTTCAAGACCACCTTCAGCGATGAGGAATTCGACACCATAGGCGGTCTCGTGATCCAGGCCTTTGGCCACATGCCGGCCCGCAACGAGATCACCCATATCGACAATTTCGAGTTCAAGATCATCAACGCCGATCAGCGCAAGATCCACAGCCTGCGCATGCGCCCCGTCAGGGACTGA
- the lnt gene encoding apolipoprotein N-acyltransferase, whose translation MERRHYLRLLLAPLAGALVTLSLAPFDLWPAGILSTALYCYLLSNCSPRQALLRGWLYGLGLFGSGVSWVYVSIHDYGYASVPLAVLLTVLFCAGLALLQALFAWCYVRLVRFLPGGMLVGFPALWVLFEWLRSWLLTGFPWLYLGYAHADTWIAGWAPVLGVYGLSFICALSGSCLFLAWRSRQLPALITYAGIIATLWAGGGVLRPIQWVAPAAEKPLTVALYQPNIPQQLKWDRSYYPRILKQFDHALGALYGHDIILWPESALPRFYHQVQDYLGPVAEQARVRGSTLITGIPYREPGGEDYYNSIVALGLGQGLYHKQHLVPFGEYVPLEQWLRGLIGFFDLPMSGFSAGSAEQAPLRTNAYRIAPFICYEVVYPDLVASGAKHAELLVTISNDSWFGASIGPLQHLQMARMRALETGRYLLRGTNNGVSAIIDHRGRIQARTAQFEEAIVSGEAQVMLGSTPFASFGSRPVISGCALLLLMMLVMYHTFWRETR comes from the coding sequence GTGGAGCGGCGCCACTACCTGCGCCTGCTGCTGGCGCCCCTGGCCGGTGCCCTGGTCACGCTATCGCTGGCGCCCTTCGACCTGTGGCCGGCCGGCATTCTCAGTACGGCGCTGTACTGCTACCTGCTGAGCAACTGCAGTCCACGCCAGGCGCTGCTGCGGGGCTGGTTATATGGCCTGGGCCTGTTTGGTTCAGGTGTGTCCTGGGTCTATGTCAGCATTCACGACTACGGCTATGCCAGTGTGCCGCTGGCTGTGCTGCTGACAGTGCTGTTTTGCGCCGGGCTCGCGCTGCTGCAGGCGCTGTTCGCCTGGTGCTATGTGCGGCTGGTGCGGTTCCTGCCGGGGGGCATGCTGGTTGGCTTTCCCGCCCTGTGGGTACTGTTTGAATGGCTGCGCAGCTGGCTGCTGACCGGTTTTCCGTGGCTGTACCTGGGCTATGCCCATGCAGATACCTGGATCGCCGGCTGGGCGCCGGTGCTGGGCGTCTACGGCCTGTCGTTCATCTGCGCCCTCAGCGGCAGCTGCCTGTTCCTGGCCTGGCGCAGCCGCCAACTGCCGGCGCTGATCACCTATGCCGGCATCATCGCAACCCTGTGGGCGGGAGGCGGTGTGTTGCGCCCCATTCAATGGGTGGCCCCCGCGGCCGAAAAGCCGCTGACCGTGGCCCTCTACCAGCCCAATATCCCGCAGCAACTGAAATGGGACCGCAGCTATTACCCCCGTATCCTGAAGCAGTTCGACCACGCCCTGGGTGCCCTGTACGGCCACGACATCATTCTCTGGCCCGAGTCCGCGCTACCGCGGTTCTACCACCAGGTACAGGACTACCTCGGCCCGGTGGCCGAGCAGGCGCGGGTCCGCGGATCAACGCTGATCACCGGCATCCCCTATCGGGAGCCAGGCGGCGAGGATTATTACAACAGCATCGTCGCGCTGGGCCTGGGCCAGGGGCTGTACCACAAGCAGCATCTGGTGCCCTTCGGCGAATACGTACCGCTGGAGCAGTGGCTGCGGGGCCTGATCGGCTTTTTCGACCTGCCCATGTCCGGCTTCAGCGCCGGTTCCGCCGAGCAGGCACCGCTGCGCACCAATGCCTACCGGATTGCGCCTTTCATCTGTTATGAGGTGGTCTACCCGGATCTGGTGGCCAGTGGGGCCAAACACGCCGAGCTGCTGGTTACCATCAGCAACGACAGCTGGTTCGGGGCCTCAATAGGTCCGCTGCAGCACCTGCAGATGGCCCGGATGCGAGCGCTGGAAACCGGTCGCTATCTACTGCGCGGCACCAACAATGGCGTGTCGGCCATTATTGACCACCGCGGCCGGATCCAGGCCCGCACCGCGCAGTTTGAAGAGGCCATAGTCAGCGGCGAGGCCCAGGTGATGCTCGGCAGCACGCCCTTTGCCAGTTTCGGCTCGCGGCCTGTCATCAGTGGCTGCGCCCTGCTGTTGCTGATGATGCTGGTGATGTACCACACCTTCTGGCGCGAAACCCGCTAG
- a CDS encoding LPS-assembly lipoprotein LptE — translation MPAEREPAPRTPQTPGCYLRRRGFAGLLLALLLPALLSACGFQLRGVASATAMPESWRQMYLDTSDPNSEFSRDLKARFSANGIEWMERDEANYILQLGPERFSQRNLSLNSEARAAEFELTMQARFTVRDASGAMAMEPAEAVIVKQMENDPRNVVGKAEEIRIIQGEMRAELSQQILRRIGFHAAAL, via the coding sequence ATGCCAGCTGAACGTGAACCTGCCCCGCGAACACCCCAGACTCCCGGCTGTTACTTGCGGCGGCGCGGTTTTGCGGGATTGCTCCTGGCACTGCTCCTGCCCGCTTTGCTCAGTGCCTGCGGGTTCCAGTTGCGCGGCGTCGCCAGCGCCACCGCAATGCCGGAGAGCTGGCGCCAGATGTACCTGGACACATCCGACCCCAACAGCGAGTTCAGCCGTGACCTGAAAGCCCGTTTCTCCGCCAACGGTATCGAATGGATGGAGCGCGACGAAGCCAACTACATCCTGCAACTGGGGCCCGAGCGCTTCAGTCAGCGCAACCTGTCGCTGAACAGCGAGGCCCGCGCCGCCGAGTTCGAGCTGACCATGCAGGCACGCTTTACCGTGCGCGACGCCAGCGGCGCCATGGCGATGGAGCCTGCGGAGGCGGTGATCGTCAAACAGATGGAAAACGATCCCCGCAACGTAGTGGGCAAGGCCGAGGAGATCCGGATCATCCAGGGGGAGATGCGCGCCGAGTTGTCCCAGCAGATCCTGCGCCGCATCGGTTTTCACGCCGCGGCACTGTAG
- the holA gene encoding DNA polymerase III subunit delta — protein MQIKPPQLHQHLQQQCLPVYLISGDEPLLVQECADLVRTAARQAGCNARDIIDSSAPDFGWQSLLHSASEMSLFGDRKLVELRLPGGKPGAEGSKALCEYIERASGDDVLLVISGKIDKQSLSSKWYKTLERAGAAVQVWPVGARDLPRWLRQRLGQAGLRIDDDALELLAERLEGNLFAAVQEVEKLKLLARDQQVTLATVTTAVLDNARYNLFAMVDTALRGDAGASLRMVHGLRAEGSEVIPLLWALTRELRSLYSMRLACDEGQPITRVIGNHRVWQSRAPLVQAALQRHSSRSLGELLQLALEVDGSVKGFADGDPWDHLDRLLLGLAA, from the coding sequence GTGCAGATCAAACCCCCACAGCTTCACCAGCATCTGCAGCAGCAGTGTCTGCCGGTCTATCTCATCAGTGGCGATGAGCCGTTGCTGGTCCAGGAGTGTGCCGACCTGGTACGCACAGCTGCACGGCAGGCCGGCTGCAACGCCCGCGACATCATCGACAGCAGCGCCCCGGATTTCGGCTGGCAGAGCCTGTTGCATTCAGCCTCGGAGATGTCCCTGTTCGGCGACCGCAAACTGGTCGAACTGCGCCTGCCGGGCGGCAAGCCCGGCGCCGAAGGCAGCAAGGCATTGTGCGAATATATCGAGCGCGCCAGCGGTGACGATGTGCTGCTGGTGATAAGTGGCAAGATAGACAAGCAGTCTCTGAGCAGCAAGTGGTACAAGACCCTGGAGCGCGCCGGTGCCGCGGTCCAGGTCTGGCCAGTGGGCGCCCGCGACTTGCCGCGCTGGTTGCGTCAGCGGCTGGGGCAGGCCGGGCTGCGCATCGACGACGACGCGCTGGAACTGCTGGCCGAGCGGCTGGAAGGCAACCTGTTTGCCGCGGTACAGGAGGTGGAGAAGCTCAAACTGCTGGCCCGGGATCAGCAGGTCACCCTCGCTACCGTCACCACGGCGGTGCTCGACAACGCCCGCTACAACCTGTTTGCGATGGTCGATACCGCACTGCGCGGTGACGCTGGCGCCAGCCTGCGCATGGTGCATGGCCTGCGCGCCGAGGGCAGCGAGGTCATACCATTGCTGTGGGCCCTGACGCGGGAGCTGCGCAGTCTCTACAGCATGCGGCTGGCCTGTGACGAGGGCCAGCCGATAACGCGGGTCATCGGCAACCACCGGGTCTGGCAGAGCCGGGCACCGCTGGTGCAGGCCGCCCTGCAACGCCACAGCAGCCGTTCGCTGGGGGAGTTGCTGCAGCTGGCGCTGGAGGTGGACGGCAGCGTCAAGGGCTTTGCCGACGGCGATCCCTGGGATCACCTGGACCGACTGCTGCTGGGGCTCGCTGCCTGA
- a CDS encoding zinc-dependent peptidase, with protein MTPSSYRVEELARTLSRHHALFELLPEAHRQSLLDFALRFLDEREITLDHPESRVDVLVAANAALVGMYQPVDYFSVLDWIYIGTGSGDHDGEAWGSNKLLLDSAAVIAESAQIIPGANVVIHEFAHVLDHMLGLSGGTQGLRDALETHLEQLNRGEPGCISDWRDSIAIDQVMEGNFGYLEQVEFFAYASEAYFTAPRELQRELPGLYRELLAIYRIDTAPLI; from the coding sequence ATGACACCTTCCAGCTACCGCGTTGAGGAACTCGCCCGAACGCTATCGCGGCATCATGCTCTGTTCGAGCTGCTGCCGGAGGCTCACCGGCAGAGCCTGCTCGACTTTGCCCTGCGCTTCCTCGACGAGCGCGAGATCACTCTGGACCACCCGGAAAGCCGGGTCGACGTGTTGGTGGCGGCGAATGCCGCGCTGGTCGGTATGTACCAACCGGTGGATTATTTCTCCGTCCTTGATTGGATCTACATCGGCACCGGCTCCGGCGATCACGACGGCGAAGCCTGGGGCAGCAACAAATTGCTGTTGGACAGCGCCGCGGTGATCGCGGAGTCGGCGCAAATCATCCCGGGCGCCAATGTCGTCATCCATGAATTCGCCCATGTGCTGGATCATATGCTGGGCCTCAGCGGAGGTACACAGGGTCTGCGCGATGCATTGGAAACGCACCTGGAACAGCTCAATCGGGGCGAACCCGGCTGTATCAGTGACTGGCGCGACAGTATTGCGATCGACCAGGTGATGGAGGGGAATTTCGGCTACCTGGAGCAGGTGGAGTTCTTCGCCTATGCCAGCGAGGCCTACTTTACCGCGCCGCGTGAGCTGCAGCGGGAACTGCCCGGACTGTACCGCGAATTGCTCGCTATCTACCGCATCGATACCGCGCCATTGATTTGA
- a CDS encoding acetyl-CoA hydrolase/transferase C-terminal domain-containing protein, producing the protein MTILFESTEACVDHTIARLGKELRLAAPLGLGKPVQLLNAFFQRALADPELELHIYTALSLELPKPGSEIEAGLADPIIERLFGDYEPLQYMEALRAGTLPPNIHISEVYFKAGSMKGVPVAQQNYISSNYTHIARDLCAMGVNVLVQMVAARETEAGLSLSLSCNADVTVDLMRQQRENQPDNFLCLAQIHPELPFMEHDAELAAEAFDGILRNPACDKALFAVPNSAVPLADYATALHASRLVVDGGTLQIGIGALGDALAHSCILRHNNNEAWRAMVAAVDQQEDSNVAVEGGTFNQGLYVCTEMFVYGMLRLMEAGIVKRRVYDNLQLQQGLNNGAISTVIDERLYNYARDCDLLPRVLDQATLESLQYWGLLPAGLLLEDSGLSLDGKALVNDLEQPATRAALLAAVAGGELRHGRVLHGGFFLGPREFYRKLRELDASGREQICMTSVQRTNRLLRDYPLYCAQRREARFINTGMMVSLSGAVTSDALEDGTVISGVGGQYNFVAMAHDLPGARSILCIRSTRGSGRKLQSNIVPFYGHTTIPRHLRDIIVTEYGIADLRGQSDAEVCRRLIAIADSRFQQELADFACEHGKLPADYEIPAAARNNNPERLADALQTWIDDGLLPEYPLGTELTEQEQALSASLRRIKALSDEPTAFLRQAFRALLHQGDAEAARPYLERIQLECPDSSKEFIIQQLLLLELEQMGLLKAG; encoded by the coding sequence ATGACGATACTGTTTGAATCCACCGAAGCCTGTGTCGACCATACGATCGCCCGGCTCGGCAAGGAACTGCGCCTGGCGGCGCCGCTGGGACTGGGCAAGCCGGTGCAGCTGCTCAATGCCTTCTTCCAGCGGGCGCTGGCGGACCCCGAGCTGGAACTGCATATCTATACCGCGCTGTCACTGGAGCTGCCCAAACCCGGCAGCGAGATTGAGGCGGGGCTGGCCGACCCCATCATAGAGCGGCTGTTTGGTGACTATGAGCCACTGCAATACATGGAAGCATTGCGGGCCGGCACACTCCCGCCCAATATCCACATTAGCGAGGTCTATTTCAAGGCGGGCTCCATGAAGGGGGTCCCGGTGGCCCAGCAGAACTACATCTCCAGCAACTATACCCATATCGCCCGCGACCTCTGCGCTATGGGCGTGAATGTGCTGGTGCAGATGGTGGCGGCCAGGGAGACAGAAGCCGGGCTGTCGCTGAGCCTGTCCTGCAACGCCGATGTAACCGTGGATCTGATGCGGCAGCAGCGCGAGAACCAGCCGGACAATTTCCTGTGCCTGGCCCAGATACACCCCGAGCTGCCCTTCATGGAACATGATGCCGAGCTTGCCGCTGAAGCGTTTGATGGCATTCTGCGCAACCCGGCCTGTGACAAGGCCCTGTTTGCGGTCCCCAATAGCGCCGTACCGCTGGCCGATTACGCCACCGCACTGCATGCCAGCCGCCTGGTGGTGGATGGTGGCACCCTGCAAATCGGTATCGGTGCCCTCGGCGATGCGCTCGCCCACAGCTGTATCCTGCGCCACAATAACAACGAGGCCTGGCGCGCCATGGTGGCGGCTGTCGATCAGCAGGAGGATAGCAATGTCGCGGTGGAGGGCGGCACTTTCAACCAGGGCCTGTATGTCTGTACCGAGATGTTTGTCTACGGCATGCTGCGGCTGATGGAGGCCGGCATCGTCAAGCGCCGGGTATATGACAATCTGCAGCTGCAGCAGGGCCTGAACAACGGGGCTATCTCCACCGTCATTGACGAGCGCCTGTACAATTATGCGCGCGATTGCGACCTGCTGCCGCGGGTGCTGGACCAGGCCACGCTGGAGTCGCTGCAGTACTGGGGCCTGCTGCCGGCCGGGCTGCTGCTGGAGGACAGCGGACTCTCGCTGGATGGCAAGGCGCTGGTCAACGATCTGGAGCAACCCGCTACCCGGGCTGCATTGCTGGCTGCGGTAGCAGGTGGGGAACTGCGCCATGGGCGGGTCCTGCACGGCGGCTTTTTCCTCGGCCCGCGGGAGTTCTACCGCAAGCTGCGTGAACTCGATGCAAGCGGGCGGGAACAGATCTGCATGACCAGCGTGCAGCGCACCAACCGGCTGCTGCGGGACTATCCGCTGTACTGCGCCCAGCGCCGCGAGGCGCGCTTTATCAACACCGGGATGATGGTCAGCCTCAGCGGCGCTGTCACCTCCGATGCGCTGGAGGATGGCACCGTGATCAGCGGTGTCGGCGGCCAGTACAATTTTGTCGCTATGGCTCACGATCTGCCCGGAGCACGCTCAATCCTGTGCATTCGCAGTACCCGGGGCAGCGGCAGGAAACTCCAGTCCAACATCGTGCCGTTCTACGGCCACACCACCATCCCTCGCCATTTGCGCGATATCATCGTCACCGAATACGGCATCGCCGACCTGCGCGGCCAGAGTGACGCCGAGGTGTGCAGGCGCCTGATAGCGATTGCCGACAGCCGCTTCCAGCAGGAACTCGCGGATTTCGCCTGTGAGCATGGCAAATTACCGGCGGACTACGAGATCCCGGCCGCGGCGCGCAACAACAATCCCGAACGACTCGCCGACGCGCTGCAGACCTGGATCGACGATGGCCTGCTGCCAGAATATCCCCTGGGGACCGAACTGACCGAGCAGGAACAGGCCCTGAGCGCCAGCCTGCGCCGGATCAAGGCGCTGAGCGACGAACCCACTGCGTTCCTGCGCCAGGCCTTTCGCGCGCTGTTGCACCAGGGCGACGCCGAGGCGGCCCGGCCCTACCTGGAACGGATCCAGCTGGAGTGCCCGGACAGCAGCAAGGAATTCATCATTCAACAGCTGCTGTTGCTGGAACTCGAACAAATGGGGCTGCTGAAAGCCGGCTGA